AGACTGGGTGGGCCCATTTAATACTGCATACCCCTCACACATGAAGGGGTTTCTATACACACCTGTGGCCTGGAAAAATCTTTGGTCAACACTGGCAGTATGCAACAACCAGAACGGCAAAGACAGATCACATAACACCATACAATAACTTATTGTTCATACTCACAACAATATCATTTTTCAACAAAGACCCTTTAAAAGACTATTGtccaaatgaataaaatgacagaTGCAGAGATTACTTCACTACTGCTTTTGATCAACACATGCCCAGATTTGTAGGGAAGATGTGGACATTTGACAAAATCACAAGATAAACTAACTCACATAATACAGTTTCATGTTTCAACTCTTACTTGGACAGCACatgaaaaaacagtttaaatgacTTGTTTTATTGACTAAACTGGACTGTAAGACAAActaatacaaagaaaatattacagAATTACAGCAATCAATGTTCCATTTCTCAACAATAAAAATCTGTTCACTGGACGGGTGTATGTTTTGGTTGTTCTTTATACTGTATGCTGATGCATGTAATgctttacacatttttattaggcaaaaaaagataaaagacaTTTCATCTTAACAAATTAACTCCTTGTTGTACgttattgttttctctttttctcaaaAAACAGAATGGACTATAATATGGAATTTTAAAAGTGCTCATTGGTGAGATAGGTGcccaaaaagacagaaaaaaacaacaacaaaaggacAAATCAATCATGAAATCAGTCTTGTTGGCATATGAGCTCAAGTCTACTCCTGGTCCATGGTGGCACCTGAGCTAACAGCTAGGTTCCTGTGGAGGTTTGGGTTTTGGCTGTGCCTGTTTCTGCTTCTCACAGAGGAGAAGGACGTATCACAGCCAGGGACTTTACATTTGTGCAGTAATCGCAGATGGACAGTCTTGTAATGGGCTCTGAATGTACCCTTGTTGCTGTAGACCTTTTGGCAGACATGGCAGGTTATTGGAGATCCGCCCCCACCTCCCTGAGGCCCACTTTGTCCACCCCCAGTACAGCCCAGGGTCCTCTCTCCCCCAAGTGCCGACTCCTCACCCCCAGCCCTCCCCACACCAGTCCCATCACAGCTTTCATCACTGTCCTCAATGGGGAGtggctcctcatcctcttcaatCCCTTCCCCTTCCTCACTACCAGCTCCATCTGAGTCCCAGGGTGATTGAGCACTGTTGCTGCGACGAGGTGGGGCAGAGGAGGATGTGCTCAGGTCCAGAACTGCCCCGTCCTCCCCATTTCCAATAccttctccccctcctcctaATCCCTCCATTTCTCCTAAGGGCGATGTCTCAGCACTGTCTGACATGGTAGATATTTTGCTCATAGGGAAGACCAGGCCCATGCGGTTGTGCCCTCGGAAGATGACAGAGGTCTGGCTGGTTGGGTCCCGGTGGTCCTGGCAGTAGTCCAGACCAACAGAATCCCTGTCTCTAGAGTGGGATGAGGGTGTGTAGAAGGTGTTGGTTGGGCTGAATGAGTCTTTGGTCAACAGCTTGTGGTGCAGGTTCAGATTTGCACTGTgtctgtaataaaaataaaatctcaactTAAATTCAATTCTGTGCATTATACACTGGATAGCGAATGTATTTTTGACCATATATATCTTAAAGTACTACATACAAATTTATTGCCCCACTAAAATAGCAGTGATAAAAAACGCAAGTGTAGAGAAAAGAATACACTAACAGGTCAGAGGAGTCAAATCCACCCTGGCAACATGGATGTCCCTGTAAACACTGTAAATCTCTATGgctatgtactgtatgtgctatGACAAGCCAGAAAATCTCCAGAAAGCGGTTTATAGTTCTGTTTAAGCAGCATTAAAACAAGTGTCTGCATGTGTAGTCTTAATAAATGATTAGCTCTAGTAGATCCTGTGAAGAAAAGGGCAGATGACAATATTTACGCCACACAGACTGTTGCAGCTCCAGGAATAGGAGCTCAAGAGTCAAAGAATGATTACCTTTTCTAACCAAACTAGAGCTGCTGATTTCAATTACTGCTCCCTTCCACcatatttctacatttcagtgaCACAACACCTAGTATGATCTGATCTATATTACTGATGTGAGCCTGGTGTCTGATAAGTATGAGCAAAGCAGAGTTGGGATATAAACCGTAGCTTCTTCTGAAACGGTAAAATGAACAGGCCTCTCACCTGTCTCGGCTCCTGCGGGAAGGGAATGCAGCATTGCAGCCGTCcactgtgcacatgtgcatcTCCTTCAGGTGAACATTTTGGTAGTGCAGCTTGACGCTGTAAGGGTTCTTAAAGGTCTTACTGCAGATTTCACAGTGGTGTGGGAGGTCAGCATTGGAATCAAGGTGAGACAATTCTGAGTCACCACTGTCATCTACATAGCCATCAGATCCCTCCCTTTCCCGGTCACTGAGCTGGAGAGGACCCCCATTAGTCAGCCTGTGCTCATCTTCATCCCATTTTAGCTCTGACATCTTGTCACCTGCATGGAGTGAGTTTGCCTGCTCTCTGTCCACCCTTTCTTCATTGCCACTGTGTTCTTGACAGAGTAAGTTGTTGTTACAGTGATTCTCCATCAGTCTGTTTTCATAGGGGGAAGATGCACAGGTGATTACCCCTTTATCAGCTTGCCTTGGCTCATCATCTTTGCCTTCCCTCTCTGGCATTTCTCTATCTAAGGTTTGATCCAACTGATGTTTGGTGCTGTCCCTTTCCTTCTCTGCAATGTACACCCCTCttgcctccttctcctctccaaCTAGTCTTGCACACATATGTCTTTCTGTTTGGCTACTGTTACACTCTTCCTTGTCCCTGCACTGTGAAGGAGCCTCATCCTCAGAGCTGCTCCCCTTATCCATCTGCTCATCGTGTTCCACTGCCTCCTTCTCTATCTTTATTGGCATGCTTGATTTCCGTGACTTTTTCTTTGGTATAGGATCTATTAGGCAGGGTTCAGGAGCTGTGATGGGTTTGACAGGTACAGAAGAGGATAACAGGGGAAGGGAGGGTAGTGTTCCTGGGGTATTAGCAAGTTCTGCTGGAGTTACCAGGCTGCGGTAGAAAGGCAAGACTGGttgtactgtttttaaattgGGAAAGAGGATGCCACTCTGGCCCATGCTTGGGAACGAGCTACTGTGGAGCTTAGAACCACTGTCCACATGGTTCACCATGTAGCTGGGCACTGACTTATGGCTTTCTGCAGAGCAAACAGGGATGGGGGTGCCATATTCAGGCCTCTTCTCTCCCTGAGAGCTCTCATCAGCAGACATGCTGCCCCGTAGATCTTTGTCTCGGTTGTTGCGGTTCATGGGCATGTGTAGCCGTGGGTTTGGGTTGGCACTATGGCGATTGCGACTGCGCAGTGAGCTGAATACCATGTTGCAGCCTTCGATTGTACATTTGTGCTTAATCTTCAGATGCACTGCGTTGTAGTGGATTTTCAATGTGCCTTTGTCATAAAAAGTCTTCTCACAGGCATTGCAAAATACACGACCCTTCTTCAGCGAgccaccaccacctcctgaaACCCCTCCAACGGCACTCCCATTTCTGTCCATGGAACGCAGCTTTCCCTCGGGTGACATCTGTGTTATATCAGAGCTCATGGAGGGTGTGCAGGGTGTGGAGGGTCCATCTGAGTAG
The Mastacembelus armatus chromosome 3, fMasArm1.2, whole genome shotgun sequence DNA segment above includes these coding regions:
- the bnc1 gene encoding zinc finger protein basonuclin-1 isoform X1 gives rise to the protein MGLKAGVIMLRFKASSLPPPSSWAICCTLVNCNCDSFKPGKLKRRQCENCKHGWVAHALSKLKVHHMYQSSQVEIVHSNVVFDICSLMLYGTQAIPIRLKILLDRLFSVLKQEEVIQILNALDWTLQDYIRGYVLQDVAGKVLDRWAIMTFEEEIATLQQFLRFGETKSIVELMALQDKEGQAVLVPSTRTNSDIRTFIERNTPRTAVNISTSKVDKLSGNSMHHFENFINSMAFMLPFQLLGSVPAPFLGSATGTLQHQHQQHQQQCRGSVEQQSQRRDEQGRDGLGKDNLLPLSHPSESSLLGSSSVSFTADLERSGDKPLDNLSTTTKTEAEDFSTSDNYSDGPSTPCTPSMSSDITQMSPEGKLRSMDRNGSAVGGVSGGGGGSLKKGRVFCNACEKTFYDKGTLKIHYNAVHLKIKHKCTIEGCNMVFSSLRSRNRHSANPNPRLHMPMNRNNRDKDLRGSMSADESSQGEKRPEYGTPIPVCSAESHKSVPSYMVNHVDSGSKLHSSSFPSMGQSGILFPNLKTVQPVLPFYRSLVTPAELANTPGTLPSLPLLSSSVPVKPITAPEPCLIDPIPKKKSRKSSMPIKIEKEAVEHDEQMDKGSSSEDEAPSQCRDKEECNSSQTERHMCARLVGEEKEARGVYIAEKERDSTKHQLDQTLDREMPEREGKDDEPRQADKGVITCASSPYENRLMENHCNNNLLCQEHSGNEERVDREQANSLHAGDKMSELKWDEDEHRLTNGGPLQLSDREREGSDGYVDDSGDSELSHLDSNADLPHHCEICSKTFKNPYSVKLHYQNVHLKEMHMCTVDGCNAAFPSRRSRDRHSANLNLHHKLLTKDSFSPTNTFYTPSSHSRDRDSVGLDYCQDHRDPTSQTSVIFRGHNRMGLVFPMSKISTMSDSAETSPLGEMEGLGGGGEGIGNGEDGAVLDLSTSSSAPPRRSNSAQSPWDSDGAGSEEGEGIEEDEEPLPIEDSDESCDGTGVGRAGGEESALGGERTLGCTGGGQSGPQGGGGGSPITCHVCQKVYSNKGTFRAHYKTVHLRLLHKCKVPGCDTSFSSVRSRNRHSQNPNLHRNLAVSSGATMDQE
- the bnc1 gene encoding zinc finger protein basonuclin-1 isoform X2, giving the protein MTMAEAICCTLVNCNCDSFKPGKLKRRQCENCKHGWVAHALSKLKVHHMYQSSQVEIVHSNVVFDICSLMLYGTQAIPIRLKILLDRLFSVLKQEEVIQILNALDWTLQDYIRGYVLQDVAGKVLDRWAIMTFEEEIATLQQFLRFGETKSIVELMALQDKEGQAVLVPSTRTNSDIRTFIERNTPRTAVNISTSKVDKLSGNSMHHFENFINSMAFMLPFQLLGSVPAPFLGSATGTLQHQHQQHQQQCRGSVEQQSQRRDEQGRDGLGKDNLLPLSHPSESSLLGSSSVSFTADLERSGDKPLDNLSTTTKTEAEDFSTSDNYSDGPSTPCTPSMSSDITQMSPEGKLRSMDRNGSAVGGVSGGGGGSLKKGRVFCNACEKTFYDKGTLKIHYNAVHLKIKHKCTIEGCNMVFSSLRSRNRHSANPNPRLHMPMNRNNRDKDLRGSMSADESSQGEKRPEYGTPIPVCSAESHKSVPSYMVNHVDSGSKLHSSSFPSMGQSGILFPNLKTVQPVLPFYRSLVTPAELANTPGTLPSLPLLSSSVPVKPITAPEPCLIDPIPKKKSRKSSMPIKIEKEAVEHDEQMDKGSSSEDEAPSQCRDKEECNSSQTERHMCARLVGEEKEARGVYIAEKERDSTKHQLDQTLDREMPEREGKDDEPRQADKGVITCASSPYENRLMENHCNNNLLCQEHSGNEERVDREQANSLHAGDKMSELKWDEDEHRLTNGGPLQLSDREREGSDGYVDDSGDSELSHLDSNADLPHHCEICSKTFKNPYSVKLHYQNVHLKEMHMCTVDGCNAAFPSRRSRDRHSANLNLHHKLLTKDSFSPTNTFYTPSSHSRDRDSVGLDYCQDHRDPTSQTSVIFRGHNRMGLVFPMSKISTMSDSAETSPLGEMEGLGGGGEGIGNGEDGAVLDLSTSSSAPPRRSNSAQSPWDSDGAGSEEGEGIEEDEEPLPIEDSDESCDGTGVGRAGGEESALGGERTLGCTGGGQSGPQGGGGGSPITCHVCQKVYSNKGTFRAHYKTVHLRLLHKCKVPGCDTSFSSVRSRNRHSQNPNLHRNLAVSSGATMDQE